Proteins encoded in a region of the Haloarcula sp. CBA1129 genome:
- a CDS encoding FAD-binding and (Fe-S)-binding domain-containing protein — translation MAIENVEDTWSAQELDLSRPDVDAYRDLAEALRSQVSGGVEFDEYARVLYATDGSIYRAEPAGVVYPTDVSDVQAAVAVATNHGVPILPRGTGSSLAGQTVGPGCVVLDMSRHMDDILDVRPDEQTAHIQPGVVQDDLDDALADYGLKFAPDPASSNRATVGGGIGNNSTGAHSVRYGITDAYTDAVKAVLSDGSLIHAREVVIDSPEWDDIVGKDDREAEIYRTVREVVEENADEIEARYPDLKRRVSGYNLDRVVYENDDGERVLNLAKLFVGSEGTLGVIVEAELSLVTVPEETALALYCFDTLADAMKAVPVALDYDVSAVELMDDEVFRLAAGSDGYAEYVDPIPERAAAALMLEYDSELHDDFEAAIARTTERFVDDGEAFDVVEAYTEADQADLWKLRKAAIPLLMSMDGDPKPYPFIEDATVPPAELAEYVDKFEDVLADHDTSAAYFAHAGSGTLHIRPILNLKEMSGIEDMHSITDDVTDLVLEHNGSFSGEHGDGMARTEFTPKMYGETLWDAFKEVKTAFDPQWWMHPGNVVYREGPADIGPDADRGVGADMRENLRYGPDYQSLEPQTTLDFEDEGGFSELVELCNGCGTCRQTDGDVMCPTYRASEEEVQTTRGRANLLRSAISGDLDEDEMHSDRFQEEVLDLCVGCKGCKSDCPTGVDMAKLKTELKHQHHEAEGASRRERLFANIDTASKIGSALAPVSNWATAIPGARVVMQKLFGIAPERDLPPFRRETLQDWFDARGGSTVSQAEADRKVLLFPDTYTNYSYPAAGKAAIETLEAAGVHVTIADDTAPSGRAAYSTGMLDLARERAETNTTRLSDRVAEGWDVVFVEPSDAVMFQDEYRDLLDGPAVSQVADSAYGVLEYLDTFRLDDALPVEDRSLGTAGSVSYHGHCNQKGTNKDHHAVGVMRRVGYDVDPLDSTCCGMAGSFGYHDEHYDLSKTIGRLLFDKVDESDGDRVVAPGGSCRSQLGDRDGVEEIPPHPIEVVAEQLTDTATAQRSV, via the coding sequence ATGGCGATCGAAAACGTCGAAGACACTTGGTCGGCACAGGAACTGGACCTGAGTCGACCGGACGTTGACGCGTATCGGGACCTAGCAGAGGCGCTTCGTTCACAGGTCTCGGGTGGGGTCGAATTCGACGAATACGCCCGGGTTCTGTACGCGACAGACGGGAGCATCTACCGCGCCGAGCCGGCCGGGGTCGTGTATCCGACCGATGTCAGCGACGTGCAGGCAGCTGTCGCGGTGGCAACGAACCACGGTGTTCCGATACTGCCCCGTGGCACCGGGTCGTCGCTCGCTGGACAGACCGTCGGACCGGGCTGTGTCGTCCTAGATATGTCCCGACACATGGACGATATCCTCGATGTCCGGCCGGACGAGCAGACCGCACATATCCAGCCGGGGGTGGTGCAGGACGACTTAGACGACGCCTTAGCCGACTACGGCCTGAAGTTCGCCCCGGACCCGGCGTCGTCGAACCGCGCCACTGTCGGCGGCGGCATCGGAAACAACTCCACCGGCGCACACTCAGTCCGGTATGGCATCACCGACGCCTACACCGACGCGGTGAAGGCCGTCCTCTCGGACGGCTCGCTCATCCACGCCCGCGAGGTCGTCATCGACTCGCCGGAGTGGGACGACATCGTGGGCAAGGACGACCGCGAAGCCGAGATCTATCGGACGGTCCGCGAAGTCGTCGAGGAGAACGCCGACGAGATCGAAGCGCGGTATCCGGACCTCAAGCGCCGGGTGTCGGGCTACAATCTCGACCGCGTCGTCTACGAGAACGACGACGGCGAGCGGGTGCTGAACCTCGCGAAACTGTTCGTCGGCAGCGAGGGAACGCTGGGCGTCATCGTCGAGGCCGAGCTCTCGCTCGTGACCGTCCCCGAGGAGACCGCGCTGGCGCTGTACTGCTTCGACACGCTCGCGGACGCGATGAAGGCCGTCCCGGTCGCGCTCGACTACGACGTCAGCGCCGTCGAACTGATGGACGACGAGGTGTTCAGGCTGGCGGCCGGCTCCGACGGCTACGCCGAGTACGTCGACCCGATTCCAGAGCGGGCGGCGGCCGCGCTGATGCTGGAATACGACTCGGAACTGCACGACGACTTCGAGGCGGCCATCGCGCGGACCACCGAGCGGTTCGTCGACGACGGGGAAGCCTTCGACGTGGTCGAGGCCTACACCGAGGCCGACCAAGCCGACCTCTGGAAGCTCCGCAAAGCGGCGATTCCGCTCCTGATGTCAATGGACGGCGATCCCAAGCCGTACCCGTTTATCGAGGACGCGACGGTTCCGCCCGCCGAACTGGCCGAGTACGTCGACAAGTTCGAGGACGTGCTGGCCGACCACGACACGTCCGCCGCGTACTTCGCTCACGCCGGTTCCGGGACGCTGCATATCCGCCCGATTCTCAATCTGAAAGAGATGTCGGGCATCGAGGACATGCACTCTATCACCGACGACGTGACCGACCTCGTGCTGGAACACAACGGGTCGTTCTCTGGCGAGCACGGCGACGGGATGGCCCGGACGGAGTTCACTCCCAAGATGTATGGCGAGACGCTCTGGGACGCGTTCAAGGAGGTCAAGACAGCCTTCGACCCGCAGTGGTGGATGCACCCGGGTAACGTCGTCTACCGCGAGGGGCCGGCGGATATCGGCCCTGACGCCGACCGCGGCGTCGGCGCGGACATGCGCGAGAACCTCCGCTATGGCCCGGACTACCAGTCCTTGGAGCCACAGACGACGCTCGATTTCGAGGACGAGGGCGGCTTCTCGGAGCTCGTCGAACTGTGTAACGGCTGTGGAACCTGCCGCCAGACCGACGGGGACGTCATGTGTCCTACCTACCGCGCCTCGGAAGAAGAGGTCCAGACAACGCGGGGCCGTGCGAACCTCCTCCGGTCGGCCATCAGCGGCGACTTAGACGAAGATGAGATGCACTCCGACCGCTTTCAGGAGGAAGTGCTCGACCTCTGTGTCGGCTGCAAGGGCTGCAAGAGCGACTGCCCGACCGGTGTCGACATGGCGAAACTCAAGACCGAACTGAAACACCAGCACCACGAGGCGGAGGGAGCCAGCCGCCGGGAGCGCCTGTTCGCCAACATCGATACGGCCTCGAAGATTGGATCAGCGCTGGCCCCAGTCTCGAACTGGGCAACAGCTATTCCGGGCGCGCGTGTCGTCATGCAGAAACTGTTCGGCATCGCGCCGGAGCGCGACCTCCCTCCCTTCCGTCGCGAGACGCTGCAGGACTGGTTCGACGCCCGCGGGGGCTCGACCGTCTCACAGGCCGAGGCCGACCGGAAAGTCCTGCTGTTTCCCGACACGTACACGAACTACTCGTACCCGGCTGCCGGTAAGGCCGCCATCGAAACGCTCGAAGCCGCGGGCGTTCACGTCACCATCGCGGACGACACCGCGCCGTCGGGGCGAGCGGCGTACTCCACCGGGATGCTGGATCTCGCGCGCGAACGGGCCGAAACGAACACGACCCGTCTGTCGGACCGGGTCGCGGAGGGGTGGGACGTCGTGTTCGTCGAGCCCTCCGACGCCGTGATGTTTCAGGACGAATACCGCGACCTGCTCGATGGCCCTGCGGTCTCGCAGGTGGCCGACAGCGCCTACGGCGTGCTGGAGTACCTCGATACGTTCCGGCTCGACGACGCGCTGCCGGTCGAAGACAGGTCACTCGGGACTGCCGGGTCAGTCAGCTATCACGGCCACTGCAACCAGAAAGGGACCAACAAGGACCACCACGCTGTCGGCGTCATGCGCCGCGTCGGCTACGACGTCGACCCGCTGGACTCGACGTGCTGTGGCATGGCCGGCAGCTTCGGGTACCACGACGAGCACTACGACCTCTCGAAAACTATCGGGCGACTGCTGTTCGACAAAGTCGACGAGAGCGATGGCGACCGCGTCGTCGCGCCGGGCGGGTCCTGCCGCTCGCAGTTGGGCGACCGCGACGGCGTCGAGGAGATTCCGCCCCATCCCATCGAGGTCGTCGCCGAACAACTCACAGACACAGCGACGGCCCAACGGTCGGTGTGA
- a CDS encoding acyl-CoA dehydrogenase family protein — protein sequence MIDYLGLESDLGEEERMVRDTARDFVENEVKPDVGQHWIDGTFPTDLITEMGELGFYAPNLDGYGLPGLSEKAYGLLLQELEAGDSGLRSMASVQGALVMYPIHAYGSDAQKEEWLPALGSGERVGCFGLTEPEHGSNPSAMETTAERDADGYVLNGSKTWITNAPISDLAVVWAKVTSADGDPVRGFLVETDRDGVTTNKIDEKLSLRASITGEISLQNARVPEENVLPGVEGMKGPLSCLTQARYGIAWGTVGAAMDCFETAHEYATDREQFGKPIAGYQLQQEKLAEMATQISLGQLLAHRLADLKERGDLRPEQVSMAKRNNARMAREQSRVAREMLGGNGITADYSPMRHLTNLETVYTYEGTHDIHSLIIGHDLTGIPAFE from the coding sequence ATGATCGATTACCTCGGTCTCGAAAGCGACCTCGGCGAGGAAGAGCGGATGGTCCGGGACACAGCCCGGGACTTCGTCGAGAACGAAGTCAAGCCGGATGTCGGACAGCACTGGATCGACGGGACGTTCCCGACAGACCTCATCACAGAGATGGGCGAACTCGGGTTCTACGCGCCGAACCTCGATGGGTACGGACTGCCGGGACTCAGCGAGAAAGCCTACGGCCTTTTGTTGCAGGAACTGGAGGCCGGCGACAGCGGCCTGCGCTCGATGGCCAGCGTACAGGGCGCGCTCGTCATGTACCCGATTCACGCCTACGGTAGCGATGCCCAGAAAGAGGAGTGGCTGCCGGCACTGGGCAGCGGCGAGCGAGTTGGCTGTTTCGGCCTGACCGAGCCCGAACACGGGTCGAACCCGTCGGCGATGGAGACGACGGCCGAGCGCGACGCCGACGGCTACGTCCTGAACGGCTCGAAGACGTGGATCACGAACGCGCCCATCAGCGACCTCGCAGTGGTCTGGGCGAAAGTCACCTCCGCCGACGGCGACCCGGTTCGGGGCTTCTTGGTCGAGACTGACCGCGACGGCGTGACGACGAACAAGATCGACGAGAAGCTCTCGCTGCGCGCGTCGATTACGGGCGAGATCAGCCTCCAGAACGCCCGCGTTCCGGAGGAGAACGTCCTGCCGGGCGTCGAGGGAATGAAGGGGCCGCTGTCCTGTCTCACGCAGGCCCGCTACGGCATCGCTTGGGGGACGGTCGGGGCCGCCATGGACTGTTTCGAGACCGCCCACGAATACGCCACTGACCGCGAGCAGTTCGGGAAGCCCATCGCCGGCTACCAGCTCCAGCAGGAGAAACTCGCAGAGATGGCGACCCAGATATCGCTGGGCCAGTTGCTCGCCCACCGGCTCGCTGACCTGAAGGAACGCGGAGACCTCCGCCCGGAACAGGTGTCGATGGCCAAGCGCAACAACGCTCGGATGGCCCGCGAGCAGTCACGGGTGGCCCGCGAGATGCTCGGCGGCAACGGCATTACGGCCGACTACTCCCCGATGCGGCACCTGACGAACCTCGAAACCGTCTATACCTACGAGGGGACGCACGACATCCACTCGCTCATCATCGGGCACGACCTGACCGGTATCCCGGCCTTCGAGTAG
- a CDS encoding serine hydrolase encodes MPRLSADDIEQLRAQFDRQLDVGLHHGAQLAVYVDGDLVVDFAGGSTGPDGDDTTPETRHVLFSCTKPFAGVGLHQLVEQGELDYDDRVVEHWPEFADDGTQKASITVRPVLSHTAGIPFGEFDEQYESWGDWDAVVAAMEDIDPVFEPGTTPAYHAINYGWLVGELIRRCSGQPVEEYVAENVFEPLGMDDTGIGLRDDEPDDVATLAGYEAFERCHDIDEGLDDPAGSAAAFNREAMRRTVIPAANGIGTARDMARFYACLANGGSLDGTQLLTEATVDEATTTHAETESDGTLSRPARYGLGVWTGGLAADMFGAASRERMFGHAGLGSSFGWADPDLNVGFALVTNGIRDESFEHAARVGQLSDAVRLLLQD; translated from the coding sequence ATGCCACGGCTCAGCGCAGACGACATCGAACAGCTCCGGGCCCAGTTCGACCGACAGCTCGACGTCGGACTGCACCACGGCGCACAGCTCGCGGTGTACGTCGACGGCGATCTCGTCGTCGATTTCGCCGGCGGCTCCACGGGTCCCGACGGCGACGACACGACGCCCGAGACGCGCCACGTGCTGTTTTCCTGTACGAAGCCGTTCGCCGGCGTCGGCCTACACCAGCTCGTCGAACAGGGCGAACTCGACTACGACGACCGAGTGGTCGAGCACTGGCCGGAATTCGCCGACGACGGAACGCAGAAAGCATCGATCACAGTCCGGCCGGTGCTCAGCCACACTGCCGGTATCCCCTTCGGTGAGTTCGACGAACAGTACGAAAGCTGGGGCGACTGGGACGCCGTCGTCGCGGCGATGGAAGACATCGACCCCGTGTTCGAGCCCGGAACGACACCGGCGTATCACGCCATCAACTACGGCTGGCTGGTCGGTGAACTCATCCGACGGTGTAGCGGCCAGCCGGTCGAGGAGTACGTCGCGGAGAACGTGTTCGAGCCGCTGGGGATGGACGATACCGGTATCGGTCTGCGGGACGACGAGCCCGACGACGTGGCGACGCTGGCCGGCTACGAAGCGTTCGAGCGGTGTCACGATATCGACGAGGGGCTCGATGATCCTGCTGGGTCCGCTGCGGCGTTCAACCGGGAAGCGATGCGCCGGACGGTGATTCCCGCGGCCAACGGCATCGGCACCGCCCGGGACATGGCCCGGTTCTACGCCTGTCTCGCAAACGGCGGATCACTGGACGGAACGCAGCTGCTGACCGAAGCGACCGTCGACGAAGCGACGACGACCCACGCCGAAACCGAGTCCGACGGCACGCTGTCGCGCCCGGCCCGCTACGGGCTTGGGGTCTGGACCGGCGGGCTGGCCGCCGACATGTTCGGGGCCGCGAGCCGCGAGCGCATGTTCGGCCACGCCGGTCTCGGGAGTTCGTTCGGCTGGGCCGACCCCGACCTGAACGTCGGGTTCGCGCTCGTCACGAACGGGATCCGCGACGAGTCGTTCGAACACGCCGCTCGCGTCGGCCAGCTTTCCGACGCTGTTCGGCTGCTGTTACAGGACTGA
- the aceB gene encoding malate synthase AceB translates to MSVTRHYDREFVRTFFTSPTAVDGEEDSAKMLRSAGQLRGLQAPDVWVPDNEDATAPNMREEGVENIIEVVAEQGAEFPGEIHPRVVWHRESPTTRYQGFQQMLEITDPDNGAVEHIDGFVIPEVGDIDDWKKADEFFTIIEHEHGLEEGSLSMSVIVESGEAELAMGDLRDEMGKPSNNLERMFLLVDGEVDYTKDMRAMTPTGELPPWPELRHNTSRGASAAGLIAVDGPYDDIRDVAGYRERMQDNRAKGMTGIWSLTPGQVVEANTAPLPPKTGSWLLEVGGQEVELEQEDGTQVYDGDDLSLSADGEGGYVLEAGGERLELDEGELTEELLDRTAYIPSMNDIVDSMEEFEAAKEAGKGAIAMTQAATLVIDGVEVDISKDRMWDEATYQAAQTPITLFQDVYEHRPDQHEELEEMYGADIVERATAVGN, encoded by the coding sequence ATGAGTGTGACGCGACACTACGACCGCGAGTTCGTCAGAACGTTCTTTACCTCCCCGACAGCCGTCGACGGGGAAGAGGACTCCGCGAAGATGCTGCGAAGCGCGGGCCAACTCCGTGGCCTGCAGGCCCCGGACGTCTGGGTCCCGGACAACGAGGACGCGACCGCACCGAACATGCGCGAGGAGGGCGTCGAGAACATCATCGAAGTCGTCGCCGAACAGGGCGCTGAGTTCCCCGGCGAGATCCACCCGCGCGTCGTCTGGCACCGCGAGTCGCCGACGACCCGGTATCAGGGGTTCCAGCAGATGCTGGAAATCACAGACCCCGACAACGGCGCTGTTGAACACATCGACGGGTTCGTCATCCCGGAGGTCGGCGACATCGACGACTGGAAGAAGGCCGATGAGTTCTTCACCATCATCGAGCACGAGCATGGGCTCGAAGAGGGGAGCCTCTCGATGTCGGTTATCGTCGAGAGCGGCGAGGCCGAACTGGCGATGGGCGACCTGCGAGACGAGATGGGCAAGCCTTCGAACAACCTCGAACGCATGTTCCTGCTGGTCGACGGCGAAGTCGACTACACGAAGGACATGCGCGCGATGACCCCCACCGGCGAACTCCCGCCGTGGCCCGAACTGCGGCACAACACCTCCCGGGGAGCCAGCGCCGCGGGCCTCATCGCCGTCGACGGCCCTTACGACGACATCCGCGACGTGGCGGGGTACCGCGAACGGATGCAGGACAACCGCGCGAAGGGGATGACCGGCATCTGGTCGCTGACGCCAGGTCAGGTCGTCGAGGCGAACACGGCCCCGCTCCCGCCCAAAACCGGTAGCTGGCTGCTCGAAGTCGGCGGCCAAGAGGTCGAACTCGAACAGGAAGACGGCACGCAGGTGTACGACGGCGACGACCTCTCACTTTCGGCGGACGGCGAGGGCGGCTACGTTCTGGAGGCAGGCGGTGAGCGACTTGAACTCGACGAGGGTGAACTCACCGAGGAACTGCTCGACAGGACCGCGTACATCCCCAGCATGAACGACATCGTCGACTCGATGGAGGAGTTCGAGGCCGCCAAGGAGGCCGGTAAGGGAGCCATCGCGATGACTCAGGCCGCCACGCTGGTCATCGACGGCGTCGAAGTGGATATCAGCAAGGACCGGATGTGGGACGAGGCCACCTATCAGGCCGCCCAGACGCCCATCACGCTGTTTCAGGACGTGTACGAGCACCGGCCGGACCAGCACGAAGAGCTAGAGGAGATGTACGGCGCTGACATCGTCGAGCGTGCGACGGCTGTCGGGAACTGA
- a CDS encoding DUF362 domain-containing protein, with translation MNFPDRGDVDHLIDPQPLPAFARVQYEPETAAVDDPSAAARAELDRLDFDGVEPGATVAVAVGSRGIHCIDDIVAAVVEAVRDRGFEPVVVPAMGSHGGATPAGQREVLESLGITEARLDTHIDARMDTAQVDTVTVGDTELPVHVSAAAQAADAVVVVNRVKPHTNYSGRIESGLTKMTVVGLGKQHGAKAFHSTAIKEGYVETLEAALPVVESALPLVGGVALVENFHEETAHVEAIPAGSFTDREPALLERAYGEMATLPVDDIDLLVVDELGKDVSGAGMDTNVIGRYRVLNAPDPDEPAIKLLYARGLTEATKGNGTGIGLADITRRAAVDQLDLQKTYANALTSGSTAKAKLPLVAPDDEFAIRTALSALGGYDPDTVRIVWIQNTQDLSELHVSEPLVADLPAAAEVTGRESLSFTDGTASFTRD, from the coding sequence ATGAACTTCCCCGACCGAGGCGACGTGGACCATCTCATTGACCCACAGCCGCTGCCGGCGTTCGCTCGCGTCCAGTACGAGCCGGAGACGGCCGCCGTCGACGACCCGTCGGCCGCGGCGCGGGCTGAACTCGACCGGCTCGACTTCGATGGGGTGGAACCCGGTGCGACTGTCGCCGTCGCCGTCGGCAGCCGCGGCATCCACTGCATCGACGACATCGTGGCAGCCGTCGTTGAAGCTGTTCGCGACCGGGGCTTCGAGCCAGTCGTCGTCCCGGCGATGGGGAGCCACGGTGGTGCGACACCGGCGGGCCAGCGCGAAGTCTTGGAGAGCCTCGGGATCACGGAAGCACGTCTCGATACCCACATCGACGCACGGATGGACACTGCACAGGTCGACACGGTAACCGTCGGTGACACCGAGCTCCCGGTCCACGTCTCGGCGGCAGCACAGGCGGCAGATGCCGTGGTCGTAGTGAATCGGGTGAAGCCTCATACCAACTACAGCGGTCGCATCGAGAGCGGTCTGACGAAGATGACTGTCGTCGGGCTGGGCAAGCAACACGGCGCGAAGGCGTTCCACTCGACAGCGATCAAGGAGGGCTACGTCGAGACACTCGAGGCCGCGCTCCCGGTCGTCGAGTCGGCGCTGCCGCTGGTCGGCGGCGTGGCGCTGGTCGAAAACTTCCACGAGGAGACGGCCCACGTCGAAGCGATTCCGGCGGGCTCGTTCACCGACCGCGAGCCCGCACTGCTGGAGCGGGCCTACGGCGAGATGGCGACGCTTCCGGTCGACGATATCGACCTGCTTGTCGTTGACGAACTCGGCAAGGACGTCTCCGGCGCGGGGATGGACACGAACGTCATCGGCCGCTACCGCGTCCTCAACGCACCGGACCCCGACGAGCCCGCGATCAAGCTGCTGTACGCCCGCGGGCTTACCGAGGCGACGAAGGGCAACGGCACCGGCATCGGGCTGGCCGACATCACCCGCCGGGCCGCCGTTGACCAGCTGGACCTCCAGAAGACGTACGCGAACGCGCTCACAAGCGGGTCGACGGCGAAGGCGAAGCTCCCGCTTGTCGCACCGGACGACGAGTTTGCCATCCGGACAGCGCTGTCCGCACTCGGTGGCTACGACCCCGACACCGTCCGAATCGTCTGGATACAGAACACGCAGGATCTGTCCGAACTGCACGTCTCCGAGCCGCTCGTCGCGGACCTGCCGGCCGCCGCCGAAGTCACCGGCCGCGAATCGCTTTCGTTCACCGACGGCACAGCGTCGTTCACCCGGGACTGA
- a CDS encoding VOC family protein: MGNASILHMCLNVADATESIAFYEQFGFEESWQFTTPDGETTNYYVADDNGVELQLSETEAETSFEMGSGWDHLALGVDDVDATVERIDHHGVVKEPGPQPEAGAYTAFVADPDGHHVELIEPLED; the protein is encoded by the coding sequence ATGGGCAACGCAAGCATACTCCACATGTGCCTGAACGTGGCCGACGCCACAGAATCGATCGCGTTCTACGAACAGTTCGGCTTCGAGGAGTCTTGGCAGTTCACCACGCCGGACGGCGAGACGACCAACTACTACGTGGCCGACGACAACGGCGTCGAACTGCAACTCTCGGAGACCGAGGCCGAGACGAGTTTCGAGATGGGCAGCGGCTGGGACCACCTCGCGCTCGGCGTGGACGACGTCGACGCGACAGTCGAGCGTATCGACCACCACGGCGTCGTCAAAGAGCCGGGCCCACAGCCGGAAGCCGGCGCGTACACGGCTTTCGTCGCGGATCCCGACGGCCATCACGTCGAACTCATCGAACCGCTGGAAGACTGA
- a CDS encoding IclR family transcriptional regulator, which translates to MTRAKTDSVRATQTSLAILSGIKDLGGSATLVELADSLEPAKSTIYKHLVTLEDEGLVVERDGEYHIGLRWLEFGGIAQRYDGIYEVAKPEVRRMAVETGELANLMIEEQGYGIYIHTTSGDQAVALDTRLGKRIHLHKTAIGKALLSSFDDDRVAEIIEARGLPAETEHTITDRETLFTELETIRERGVADDTEERVDGTGCVGVPIDTGDRREAAISITAPINRLQSPGRKAHLIDTVQQAANVIEVNLAHE; encoded by the coding sequence ATGACACGGGCAAAAACGGACTCGGTCCGGGCGACGCAGACCTCGCTGGCAATACTCTCAGGAATCAAAGACCTCGGTGGGAGCGCCACGCTGGTCGAACTCGCTGACTCGCTGGAGCCGGCCAAGAGCACGATATACAAACATCTGGTAACGCTGGAAGACGAGGGGTTGGTCGTGGAACGGGACGGCGAGTACCACATCGGGCTCCGATGGCTGGAGTTCGGCGGCATCGCACAGCGATATGACGGCATCTACGAAGTGGCAAAGCCCGAAGTCAGACGGATGGCCGTCGAGACCGGCGAACTGGCGAACCTGATGATCGAAGAGCAGGGCTATGGCATCTACATCCATACGACCAGCGGCGATCAGGCGGTCGCGCTCGATACGCGCCTCGGGAAACGCATCCACCTCCACAAGACCGCTATCGGCAAAGCGCTTCTGTCGAGTTTCGACGACGACCGGGTCGCGGAAATCATCGAGGCCCGCGGGCTCCCGGCTGAGACGGAACACACCATCACAGACCGCGAGACGCTGTTTACGGAACTGGAGACCATTCGAGAACGGGGCGTCGCCGACGATACCGAGGAGCGGGTCGACGGGACCGGCTGCGTCGGGGTCCCTATCGACACCGGCGACCGCCGCGAGGCCGCCATCAGCATCACCGCACCCATCAACCGGTTGCAATCACCGGGCCGCAAAGCACACCTCATCGATACGGTGCAACAGGCTGCCAACGTCATCGAGGTCAACTTGGCCCACGAATAA
- a CDS encoding IclR family transcriptional regulator, which yields MLENKNETSGVSTTRTSFEILALVRDAGGATIADIRAETGLAKSTVYRHLKTLHDMDYLVEENGEYRLSLRFLQLSEPPRIRRPGYIVAKQKVIELAIETDERALFLVEEGFEGVYLHRAGGRNPLQSDTMIGKRRPLHALAAGKAIIAEWSDERVEEFTETTALDRLTENTITDRDALFEELEQVREQGYATNISEHMDGLRAAGVPVYNHEDDLIGALSVFGPSGRVSRDDIESTYPNLLEQKASELKIDLTYD from the coding sequence ATGCTCGAAAACAAGAACGAAACGTCCGGTGTATCGACAACTCGGACATCGTTCGAGATTCTGGCGCTGGTTCGGGACGCGGGGGGCGCGACAATCGCGGACATTCGAGCGGAGACAGGTCTGGCCAAGAGCACAGTGTATCGACATCTCAAAACGTTACACGACATGGACTATCTCGTCGAGGAGAACGGCGAGTACCGACTCTCGCTGCGGTTTCTGCAGCTCAGCGAACCGCCGCGGATACGACGACCGGGCTATATCGTCGCCAAGCAGAAAGTCATCGAATTAGCGATAGAGACTGACGAACGGGCGCTGTTTCTGGTCGAGGAGGGGTTCGAGGGCGTGTATCTCCACCGAGCCGGCGGCCGGAATCCGCTGCAGAGCGACACGATGATCGGCAAACGCCGGCCGCTGCACGCGCTCGCCGCGGGGAAAGCCATCATCGCGGAGTGGTCTGACGAACGCGTCGAAGAGTTCACCGAAACCACTGCACTTGACAGGCTGACGGAGAACACGATTACCGACCGGGACGCGCTGTTCGAGGAACTCGAACAGGTCCGTGAGCAGGGCTATGCGACCAACATATCCGAACACATGGACGGCCTGCGCGCGGCGGGCGTGCCGGTGTACAACCACGAGGACGACCTCATCGGCGCGTTGAGCGTCTTCGGACCGAGCGGCCGGGTGAGCCGGGACGACATCGAATCGACGTACCCCAATCTGCTGGAACAGAAGGCCAGCGAGCTGAAGATCGACCTCACGTACGATTGA